Proteins encoded in a region of the Nitrospira sp. genome:
- the ccsB gene encoding c-type cytochrome biogenesis protein CcsB, whose amino-acid sequence MMKSLFLFDMTFWLYLAALVLYIGYLFARRPSMALAPAGHLPDSFDERDGVWATQLGQVATLVTIFGWMLNTGALFTRAFERMEHSGTFAPWSNQFEAMAYVSWAIILSYVLLEMRYKIKAIGAFVVGIGFIAMGAASLLPYRYQTAEPLVPALNSYWIYIHVSVTLTSYAAFATAGGLGVMYLFKERAERLGKTTGFYAAFPDLETIDELGYKAITVGFPMLAFGIILGAMWANYAWGGYWSWDPKETWSLIVWLIYGAYIHARMTRGWEGHKAAIYAVFGFLMVIFCFWGVNFLLSGLHAYA is encoded by the coding sequence ATGATGAAGTCATTGTTTCTGTTCGATATGACCTTCTGGCTGTATCTGGCCGCGTTGGTGTTGTACATCGGGTATTTGTTCGCCCGGCGCCCGTCGATGGCGCTCGCCCCGGCAGGGCATCTCCCGGATAGTTTCGATGAGCGTGACGGCGTGTGGGCGACGCAGCTTGGCCAAGTCGCGACGCTCGTGACCATCTTCGGATGGATGCTGAACACCGGCGCGCTCTTCACCCGGGCATTCGAGCGGATGGAACACTCCGGTACCTTCGCGCCCTGGTCGAATCAATTCGAAGCAATGGCCTATGTTTCCTGGGCGATTATTCTCAGCTATGTGCTCCTGGAGATGCGGTACAAGATTAAGGCGATTGGGGCTTTCGTCGTTGGCATCGGATTCATTGCTATGGGGGCCGCATCGCTCCTGCCCTACCGCTATCAGACGGCGGAACCGTTGGTGCCGGCGCTCAACAGCTATTGGATTTACATCCATGTGTCCGTGACGTTGACGAGCTACGCCGCATTTGCGACAGCGGGGGGGCTTGGCGTGATGTATCTCTTCAAGGAGCGGGCGGAGCGTCTCGGGAAAACAACCGGCTTCTATGCCGCATTTCCCGATCTCGAAACGATTGATGAGTTAGGGTATAAAGCCATTACCGTCGGGTTTCCGATGCTGGCCTTCGGGATTATTCTCGGCGCCATGTGGGCGAATTATGCGTGGGGCGGCTATTGGAGCTGGGATCCTAAAGAAACCTGGTCGCTGATCGTCTGGCTGATTTACGGCGCCTACATCCATGCCCGGATGACCCGTGGCTGGGAAGGCCATAAGGCGGCGATCTACGCGGTGTTCGGATTCTTGATGGTGATTTTCTGTTTCTGGGGTGTGAATTTCTTGCTTTCCGGCTTGCACGCCTACGCCTAG
- a CDS encoding cytochrome c biogenesis protein ResB: protein MNSQPDALPKEPSIRPSTPGLGWEEFSRELVEFFASVKLAIFLFLFIAITATIGTVIQQGERAEVYVQEYGENAYRWFLRLGFTDVYHTWWFTSLLGLLCVNSLTCFYKRFPSVWRSMKQDKVGVTMAFIKNMKQQAEIPLDNTKEAVAQQMVHHFVTKGYRVLAKNEPGEVTVYATKGVMGRVGAHMAHLSATVIIFGGLLGTYYGFQEFGVCLEGQTYHIPRGNFDLKVDKFWIDYHENGSVKSYNSTLTVVDGGQSVVTKTISVNDPLVYKGIWFYQSSYGDAWDQVEVARVNIKDKETDKVLKTVDLEWQKEQALPDLNVKLSITDFVADFAFNSTEKKVYSKTIEHANPAVKLVINERDSVQATPWLFQQFPDLFNIKDSKYQFELVGYKPRKFTGLQIAKNPGINIVWTGCTMIVVGITLSSFIFHRRLWAKIVPGQTGVTVHLGGTTHKSQIDFQKEFRKLTEKIQTFKA, encoded by the coding sequence ATGAATAGCCAACCTGACGCCCTCCCCAAAGAGCCCTCAATCCGTCCGTCGACTCCCGGTTTAGGCTGGGAGGAGTTCTCGCGTGAACTCGTTGAATTCTTTGCTTCCGTCAAGCTCGCGATCTTCCTGTTTCTGTTTATTGCGATCACCGCGACGATCGGGACGGTGATCCAGCAAGGTGAACGGGCAGAGGTCTATGTTCAGGAGTACGGGGAGAACGCGTACCGGTGGTTTCTTCGCCTGGGGTTTACAGATGTCTATCACACCTGGTGGTTCACGAGTCTGCTCGGCCTGCTCTGCGTCAATTCGCTGACCTGTTTTTATAAGCGGTTCCCTTCCGTCTGGCGCTCCATGAAGCAGGACAAGGTGGGCGTCACGATGGCGTTCATCAAGAACATGAAACAGCAAGCGGAAATTCCCCTCGACAACACCAAAGAAGCGGTGGCCCAGCAGATGGTGCATCATTTTGTAACGAAGGGGTACCGGGTTCTCGCGAAAAATGAGCCGGGAGAAGTGACGGTCTACGCCACCAAAGGGGTAATGGGACGTGTCGGCGCCCACATGGCCCATTTGAGCGCGACCGTCATTATCTTCGGCGGGTTGCTTGGGACCTATTATGGGTTTCAGGAGTTCGGCGTGTGCCTGGAAGGCCAGACCTATCATATCCCTCGAGGCAACTTCGACTTGAAGGTCGATAAATTCTGGATCGACTATCACGAGAACGGGTCGGTCAAATCGTACAACAGCACCTTAACCGTGGTGGACGGCGGGCAGTCGGTGGTCACCAAGACGATTTCGGTGAATGATCCGCTGGTCTACAAGGGGATCTGGTTTTATCAATCCAGCTATGGCGACGCGTGGGACCAGGTCGAAGTCGCGCGGGTCAACATCAAGGATAAAGAGACTGACAAGGTATTGAAGACGGTCGATCTCGAATGGCAGAAGGAACAGGCACTGCCCGACCTCAATGTGAAACTATCGATCACGGATTTCGTGGCAGATTTTGCCTTCAATTCCACGGAAAAGAAGGTCTATTCCAAGACCATCGAGCATGCGAATCCTGCGGTGAAGCTGGTGATCAATGAACGGGATTCCGTGCAGGCCACGCCGTGGCTCTTTCAACAATTTCCCGACCTCTTCAATATCAAAGACTCCAAGTACCAATTCGAACTGGTCGGGTATAAGCCGAGGAAGTTCACCGGGCTCCAGATCGCGAAGAATCCCGGGATCAATATTGTGTGGACGGGGTGTACCATGATCGTCGTGGGCATTACGCTTTCGTCGTTCATCTTCCATCGCCGTCTCTGGGCCAAGATTGTGCCGGGTCAGACGGGGGTGACGGTCCATCTCGGCGGGACGACTCATAAAAGCCAGATCGATTTTCAAAAAGAATTCCGGAAGCTGACGGAAAAGATCCAGACGTTCAAGGCGTGA